Proteins encoded together in one Triticum dicoccoides isolate Atlit2015 ecotype Zavitan chromosome 7B, WEW_v2.0, whole genome shotgun sequence window:
- the LOC119336699 gene encoding putative E3 ubiquitin-protein ligase SINA-like 6 — protein MQAASATWEERSRGLPSAMEKGGDQSARKARLELVVANGPVKRQMVVHEAGEIVPAEQGPTMQISVKMDVAVLHCPFCFLPFKPPVFQCNGGHLACGDCRGEQPGSQWQCERCERGGAFDIRSTAMEAVVSSARVECPHDGCGRYITYHELDDHQSACPHAACKCPVPGCDFAGPPPALLRHLNTLHSVPVHSVQYRKVLQLQVPVSEPRRLLLAEEDARAFLVVGGALGLGTPLTVSVVCIRAGASQLPLYAAKVWVNGPQAAANGRADTVSADIEVTSSKEPGAVDIEDLTFLTVPSKLLAGAGPSRTVSLHIRIDKITS, from the exons ATGCAGGCTGCTAGTGCTACTTGGGAGGAAAGGAGCAGGGGCTTGCCGTCGGCCATGGAGAAGGGCGGCGACCAGAGCGCCAGGAAGGCGAGGCTGGAGCTGGTGGTGGCCAACGGCCCTGTGAAGCGACAGATGGTCGTGCACGAGGCGGGCGAGATCGTGCCGGCGGAACAGGGCCCGACGATGCAGATCTCCGTCAAGATGGACGtcgccgtgctccactgccccttctgCTTCCTCCCCTTCAAGCCACCCGTCTTCCAG TGCAACGGCGGCCACCTGGCCTGCGGCGACTGCCGTGGCGAGCAGCCTGGGAGCCAGTGGCAGTGCGAGAGGTGCGAGCGGGGTGGCGCCTTTGACATCCGCAGCACGGCGATGGAGGCCGTTGTCTCCTCGGCCAGGGTCGAGTGCCCGCACGACGGCTGCGGGAGGTACATCACCTACCACGAGCTTGACGACCACCAGAGCGCGTGCCCGCACGCGGCCTGCAAGTGCCCGGTTCCCGGCTGCGACTTCGCCGGCCCGCCGCCCGCGCTCCTCCGCCACCTCAACACTCTCCACTCCGTGCCCGTACATAGCGTCCAGTaccgcaaggtgctccagctgcaggtGCCGGTGTCTGAGCCGCGGCGCCTGCTGCTCGCAGAGGAGGACGCCCGCGCTTTCCTCGTGGTCGGCGGCGCGCTTGGCCTGGGCACGCCCCTCACCGTGTCGGTGGTGTGCATCAGGGCGGGGGCGTCCCAATTGCCGCTCTACGCAGCCAAGGTATGGGTGAACGGACCACAGGCAGCGGCCAATGGCAGGGCTGACACCGTCAGTGCGGACATCGAGGTGACGAGCAGCAAGGAGCCCGGCGCCGTCGACATCGAGGATCTGACGTTCTTGACGGTGCCGTCCAAGCTACTGGCTGGGGCTGGGCCCTCCAGGACGGTGTCTCTCCACATTCGCATAGACAAGATCACCTCCTAA